Genomic window (Pseudomonadota bacterium):
AGCTCGCGGCCTTCTATGACACGGTCGACCAGCTGTTCCAGGGCGGCAATCTGGGCGGCGTGCGCGCCGTCGCGCGCCTGGCCTAACGCACGCGCCCTTCTTCTCACGCCGCTATGAGAGATCGTCGTCGTCCACGATCTCATAGATCCCTTTGTGCACAGTTTCCTCGATGACGTGGGCAATCTGCTCGTGCCGGCGCGCTTCGCTTTCAGCGACCGTCTTCAACATGGCAGGCAGATCCTCGGTCGGCAGGTCGACCAATCCGACCGACACGATTTCGTTGGGGTCGTCCAGCGACTGTGCGTTGATGACGCGGACCGGCACGCCGAACCCTTGATTCGGTTTCCAGGCTTCGCGGAAGTCATCATAGGTCGCGCCCGGTTTCAGGCGGCGTATCAGCACGGAACACAGCATGTGTGTCTCACCTCTCACGATTCAGATGTCCAGATCCTTGCCGACCATTATGCGGTGGCCGTCAACGGTGCGCAGAGCGAACTCTCGCATGCCCCAGGGTTCCGAACGCACGTCCTTCAGGATCTCCGCGCCCGCTGCCTTCACGGCCGCAAAGTAGTCGTCGACCTCGTCGACCACGAGATAGGCAAAATAGGAATGATCGCCCAGATCGGCGGCCGGTATGGCGTCTGGGCACTCGCCCGCCATGATGCGGCAGTTGTCGTTTACGAACATGCGCCAGCCGGGATCGCCGATCTCACGAACCTCGAACCCCATAACATCGCGATAGAACGCGGCCGACGCCTCAAGATTCGGCACGGCGATGACAAAGAACGTGTGGGTTATCATGAGCTGACTCCGGCAATGCGATGACTCCAGAGAACATGGCACAAGCCAGCCCAAACATTCACCCTTCAGAGCAGATCCTGTC
Coding sequences:
- a CDS encoding VOC family protein, translating into MITHTFFVIAVPNLEASAAFYRDVMGFEVREIGDPGWRMFVNDNCRIMAGECPDAIPAADLGDHSYFAYLVVDEVDDYFAAVKAAGAEILKDVRSEPWGMREFALRTVDGHRIMVGKDLDI